A window of Nonomuraea angiospora genomic DNA:
CCACCGGTACGTGCTGCCCGTCATACCCGTCGCCTGCCTGGCCGCCGCCCTCGCCTTCCAAACCGCCCCTAAGCGGCGGGGATATATGTCAGACGGCGTCATATACCGTTGAAGACGTGAGATCCGAGCGCCTGCTGTCGATCATGCTGCTGCTCCAGACCCACGGCCGGCTGCCCGCCAGTGACCTGGCCGAGCGGCTGGAGGTGTCGGTCCGCACCGTCATGCGCGACGTCGAGGCGCTGTCGTCGGCCGGTGTGCCCGTCTACACCGTGCGCGGCCCCCACGGCGGCATCGCGCTGCTGCCCGGCTACCGCACCAACGTCACCGGCATGACCGCCGACGAGGCCCGCGCCCTGTTCGTGCTGCTGTCCGACCACGCTCACACCGAGCTGGGCCTGGGCCAGGCTCTCGGCTCCGCGCTGCGCAAGCTGATGGCCGCCCTGCCCGCCCCGCACCGGCCCGACGCCGACCTGGCCAGCCGCCGCATCCTCCTCGACCCCGTGCGCTGGCGCGGCGGGCCGGCGCGTCCCGCGACCGGCACCGCCGTCGACCTGGCCGTGCTCCAGCAGGCCGTCTTCAACGACCGGCGGCTGCGCCTGCGCTACCGGCACGGCCGCGACAACCGCGTCCGCTCCTACACCCTCGATCCGTACGGCCTGGTCAACAAGGCCGGCGTCTGGTATCTGGTCGCCGACCACCGCGGCGAGCCCGCACTCTTCCGAGCCGACCGGGCCCTGTCCGCCGGCATCCTCGACGAGCCCGTACGCCGCCGCGACGGCCTCGAACTGGCCGACGTCTGGGACGGCCTGCGCCGCCGCATCGACGAGATCCCCGCCCCGCTGCCCGTCACGGTCAGCGTTCACCGGGACATCCTCAGCAAGTTCCTGCGCATCCACGAAGCCGACCTGGCCGGCCCTCCTCCCGCGGCCGACCAGCGAGCTGAGCGCGTGCCCGTCCAGCTGCACTTCCGCTCCCTGGGCGCAGCCGAAGTCCTCCTGGCCTTCGGCACCGACGCCGAAGTCCTCGCCCCGGCCGAGCTCCGCCAGACCCTGGCCCGCAAGGCGGCCGAGGCCGCCGCCCGCTACGCCACCGACACCGATCACCGGTAGGACCGGCCGGTCACCGCTCTGTCCGTTCCGACCCTGCCCGACGGTGGAGAAGGTCAGCGTGTCCCCGGTACGGCTGCCGCGGGCACCTGCGCCGACTGGGCGATCAGCGGGACGTCGGATCTGCGGGCATCGTCATAGCGCCAGGCCGCCAGCTGGGTGACGTCGAACAACCGCCGTCGAGCACACCTCCGGCCACCGACGTCCGGACGGAATCACGTACAGATGCCCTTGGCCGTCGAGAACTCGATTCGCCCCATCGGGAAACAGCAGGCATGACACGAACCCCACCGGAGGAGATGGTCGAGGCGGACGACGCCGAGCTCATCCGCCGGTCAATCGACGATCCGGAGCAGTTCGCCGGCGTGTTCGACCGGTATGTCGAGCAGATCCACCGCTATGTCGCGCGGCGGTTGGGCGTGCAGGTCGCCGACGACATCGTGGCGGAGACGTTCCTGACCGCCTTCCGCTGCCGCGCCTCCTACGATCACGCGCAGCCGCTGGCCAGGCCGTGGCTGTACGGCATCGCGACCAACCTCATCGCCAGACAGCGGCGCGATGAGGAGCGGTTCCTGCGGGCGCTGGCGCGTACCGGTGTGGAGCCGCCGCCTGAGTCCATGGCCGACGCGGTGATCGGGCGCGTGGCC
This region includes:
- a CDS encoding helix-turn-helix transcriptional regulator, with the translated sequence MRSERLLSIMLLLQTHGRLPASDLAERLEVSVRTVMRDVEALSSAGVPVYTVRGPHGGIALLPGYRTNVTGMTADEARALFVLLSDHAHTELGLGQALGSALRKLMAALPAPHRPDADLASRRILLDPVRWRGGPARPATGTAVDLAVLQQAVFNDRRLRLRYRHGRDNRVRSYTLDPYGLVNKAGVWYLVADHRGEPALFRADRALSAGILDEPVRRRDGLELADVWDGLRRRIDEIPAPLPVTVSVHRDILSKFLRIHEADLAGPPPAADQRAERVPVQLHFRSLGAAEVLLAFGTDAEVLAPAELRQTLARKAAEAAARYATDTDHR
- a CDS encoding RNA polymerase sigma factor, which encodes MTRTPPEEMVEADDAELIRRSIDDPEQFAGVFDRYVEQIHRYVARRLGVQVADDIVAETFLTAFRCRASYDHAQPLARPWLYGIATNLIARQRRDEERFLRALARTGVEPPPESMADAVIGRVAAQAEDRRLAGALTGLASGDRDVLLLVALGGLAYDEVAQALEIPIGTVRSRLHRARKQARAALGAGCHTREDA